One Dioscorea cayenensis subsp. rotundata cultivar TDr96_F1 chromosome 19, TDr96_F1_v2_PseudoChromosome.rev07_lg8_w22 25.fasta, whole genome shotgun sequence genomic window, ggtatagtgtagaggctagtcacggttgaccttaggtttaggaccgtgtgtctttggatctccatgactcattaaactttaattaggagatataatattagtcttgcacttgaaacattagtcctaggttgaacaatgtccgggtaccccattttaccattgattgtTCTATCTGATtactcttgcttgttctcttttctcttttacttttctttgcattaacAACTTGAATCAATATCACAAATTAGTTGTCACTCTAGCTAGATAGCAATACTTCATGTTTCTgagcatctattccctgtggattcgattacccactcaccggggtattttattacttcgacgacccgtgcacttgaggtacACACACTCAAAAGGGTGTGTCATCTACAGAGAAAGAGCCTGAGATTAAAATTGTTGAACTTCAGTCAAGACCAAGGTAATCAGTAATGATAACTTTGAAGCTCTGACTGATAATGAGGAAAGAGACAAGGAACAAGGAAGAACTAAATTACCCAAGTATCAACCCAAACTTCCTTACTCagtgaaaatgaaaaaagatcaacaagaagagtagttcaaaattttttttgatgtGTTTTAGACCTAACACATAGATGTTCCATTTTTTGAAGCCCTTGTACAAATGCCTAGCTCTATGCAAAGTTTCTGAAAGAACTAATCACTAACAAGAGGAAACTGGATGAATTGTCTTCAGAGACACTTAGTGAAGAATATTCGGCATTAATTACCAACAAGCTCCCCAAGAAGGAGAAGGATCTTGGGggatttgttattttttacattattggAGGACTTATAAATGAGAAAGCTTTAGCCAACCTTGGGGCAAGTATTAATTTGACACCCTACAGAATCTTCGAGAAACTCATTTTAGGAGAACCAAAGCCCACCACAATTACTTTGCAACTTGTAGATAGGTCCATTCGGCAACCAAGAGGTATTATTGAAGACGTGTTCGTGAAGGTGGACAAGTTCATCTTTCCGGTGGACATTGTAATCCTTGATGTGGATGATAAGGTGGAAGTACCTCTCATCTTTTGAAGACCATTCTTAGCAACTTTAAAAGCCCTAATTGGTGTGAAGGATGGTCAAATGGTATTGCGAGTGGGAGAGAAAGAACGAACTTTGAGACTCTATGAGACACTCCATGGACTTTGATGATACATATTATTATGTGGATGTTGTTGATAATTTTGTCTCTGAGTATGTCCATGACACATTCATAAAGGGCAAACATTCAAAGATATTAGAAGATGAATCCCTTGAAGCTGATGCACCAGATGATTTGGTGGATGAAGTATACTGCCAAGAACTTGTGGTTGCTAGAGTGCCTTTGATCCAGGAAtaactcaagaaaaaaatttcccgTGCCAAGAGATGGTGGAAACAAGTAATCCCAAAAAAGAGAAAGCTACCTATCCCACCACCAAACTCAACATAATCTAAATTCTGGACTTTTAGTGAGATAAATTTAATTAGCACCTTATTACCATATTCTTGCAACTGTATTTCAGGTGGTAAGGAGAGGTCTTGCTTTCATGAACCTCCTTGATCGAGGGAAATAagtatgtcaagctagtgatgttaaacatgcACTTCTTACGAGGCAACCCAATATTTCACATTTTTAgtcttgttgttttgtttgttttcgtGGTTTTACTTGCTATTTTAGTTGTTGGTTGCGCATGTTCTTGCAATTTCTTTTGAATCTCTATTGTTGGATTTGGTGTTTCTTTGGTCAGTGATTCTTTTGTTAGCAAATGCTCGAGAGCATTGAGTTTTATTGTGGAAAATAGAGAAGGACTGAGTGCTGGGATGTTTTAGGCTGAGCATGGGTAGAGCATGCCCATGCCCAAGCTGTGATTTTCTCTGTTTTCAGATTTCTGAAGCATTCTGGAGAGCACGGGGCAAACACGCTCGTGCTCGCCACTGAGCATGGTTTTTAGGCCCCTTTAATGACCGTCCTCCACTTTCTAAATTTTGGGTATTTTTACTAAGAGAAGCAGGGATAGGAAGCACAGGGGATGCATGACCATGTTTCCTCATTCAGTTTGCCCTATTTTGTGTATGCGCCAAGCACGGCCATGCTTTTGGCCTGCTCAAGCATGACTATTCGGCTTCTCCGCTTTTCCCTTCAAAGGCCAGTCACTGTCATTCATTTTTGTTCGCCATTCACTCATGTTTCATGTCCTCCTTGGATTTTTTTGATTTCCTTGACAGTTTTGCTACCTATTTTCCATTTCCTCATTGATCTTCTCCTCGCTCATTTCTTCTGTACCTCAACTCTGGTAAGCCCCaagttttggtttttatgatttatgtttttaagATCATGCTCCATGCGCTTTGAATTGCTTTATGTccattattttattaagttcaaatttttactattattcAATGGCACTTTGTGAGCATGTTAGATCTGTAGGGTTTTCGGGGAAGAGATTTCCCTTGAAGCATGGTCAGGTTTTTCTTTGATCACGACCATGCTCCTATTGTTTGCCAGTGCTCGTAAAGGGGAAGCACGCCCTTGTTACATTGCTAAACACAACCGTGCTTCCTATTTAGCACAACTGTGCTTTcactaaatttcaaaatttggacTAACTTGAGTGGTTTTCTCTTTTTGACAATTGACacatccgtatatgcgtgtaaaccgcaggtgcacgagtgtcgaagtaataatcccagatgagtgggtatcatatccacagagagtagtgaataaagacacttaagttgtttcttgactaatgtggaagatgaatagtgataagtgtgataaaatatgaaataacaaaaataaaagcaataagatagagagcacaagtaaaggagaaggtaaggcaattgataaagatggggtacccggatattgatatgcctaggacaatcatttcaagtgcaagaaccctctattatacttcctaattgatacaacaatgagtcgtgcaaatccttaattacatgataccaaatctaaggtcaaccatgcctaactctatacatgtcccggaggagaaattgaataacctctcaacctcgcactcgcatagaattgtaatgagctctagggattccaagtgataaaccctattcctatgtatagacctagccctttggtccaggtggaaggtccctaaccataattaagccctaggtgctgaaatcacttcaacgcttcactccgttgcactcacaactaagcccagcagaaggtcatcccttagcccattcactctactatggccgcaaagaactcttggaatgtggaggtaggatagatcacatcggaggggaaaggggacgctcccctatctctcgactcaccctctcaaccctctccaatctagctttgtctaactctcatggtgtgtcacttactcacaagagttaccaacaagaactctcaaccctagtgtcactctaggggagtattcatacaatcaagtctccaagattggaactcacaataaacatcaattaattgaaagcataataaagagatccaatgaaatgaatacatcctatggttcacaaatacccaagtatccactaggggtttagctctccatggagctagatacaatcaatgaaatcgaatataaaaacaaagcatccatagaaaaccccctcgttagttgtggcgatggtcttatggagagtcctctactcattgcaagggtccctttgtcaagcctagtatacatctcaccggatcggtgctgacgaaagctttcctactaaccttcttccaaacggcgagcgatgtcggagccgtagaacctctccaaagccctagccaatacctctcaaaaccctagccgccaccctctatcaagttggggaaaagatggagaaaagaatcctgaaatcggggctgaaatcggcttttaaagtgcTGGAttcaggaatccacacacccatgtgggcgcccctgtggatttttcacacgggcatgtggaatttccacacgctcatgtggattctctgttttccagttttctcggccggctgtaaatagtgctactgcggtatttttgctacagtgttttctataataccctgctacagtattggcctgaaatactctagaatccatactttcatcgaggtaatgcaaacgagcacacatttacgtcgtggatcgcctttcttctttaataacggataTGTCGGTggggatcttgttctatatgcacaagtcgaaatacttgaatgtgactgcccttatgcccctccaaatagttgtgctaactcgagtacgaagaggttggcacacattcctgcatctggaactcgacctatgtcttcgcgtttgaaccttagcaagatttcctccaaattagtgcattacgacccacattgtcttctttctctcataatcggcctcacaaccctacctgtatgaaagtaacataaatacaccgatattagcgttaaaacccgagaaaagtaatgctcaacacaaggaaagaacacttcgtattcttatcacacaagcacttgtcaaTAATACCGAGGAAGCATACAGCAATTGTACCCTCTTCCAAGAGACCCAGACGTGAGGAGACTGGCCCCGACATAGATTTGACACCTGTATTCCATACGCAGGTGCATCAGGAGTGATACACATGTCTTTCTTGTGACCAATTAGTGAGTCAAGAGAGATAGATTGGGCAATGTTGCGAGAGGTTGCACTAGAGGAGGAGGTACAACAAATGCTTGGAGCCTGCTCTTCCTCATCACCGACACCACTTACGTGCAGATGGAACTTGAAGTGTTGGCTACTTTTTAGCTGTCCAATGGGACCATGAGCTTTCACCGCACCAACACCATCTAGTTTTAGGTGTTCGGTGCTTTACACAAGATGAGCTTAATCGAGTTCTCCATTCAGCTAGGACTATATGATGTGGAGTTCATTTGAAATCCTACATATGATTCCTTACTAGTATCCCAACCGAGTAGAGAGTCTCAGGAGAATGTGTGGCAAAGACTCAACACTTGTCCCACTTACGACTCTTGTTGGGCTAAGGCCATATCCTATTTACTCGCATTTCTCTAGGGATCAAGTGTCACATTTGCTGACCTGCCTTTATCACTTCTGCCACTGAGCCTAACTTACCTACTGCTCCTGTTGCTTATCAGAAGTTACCCCTGACACCATGCACCTCCTTCAGCCACGCTGAACATGTCACTTGTTCTACATCAGCATTTAGGTAGCTACAAAGGAGCTTCATCCGAACTGCTAAGCACCTTAGTGTCCGCCTATCGCCAAAGCTAGTTTTCCCTATGTGACCTTCTTGCCATATGAGGGTGGACACCGTTGACCTGAGTGTGGCCGGtgcttattcttcttcttcttcttctgctagAGATTCTTTCACTAATAGCATGCCATTTTGTTTTGTGTAGCTATtatcattgttgtttttattttgttcggacttgtattttatttattctattttggtCTTGTATTTGGTTTAGTTAGCAATTGGAGCCCCTGCTAAACTGACATTTTAGTTTGTTTACTTTATGcattttcttgttgtatttctagttcttttatgtttatttcaaGATTTGAGCTTCACTTGCGTGCGTCTTATCTCATCTCTGGGATAGTGTGGTTGAATGGATGTTGGAACACACGTTGAGAGTGGCAACATCATTCTCCGTGTTTAAGAATGTTCAATGAACCCTCCTTTCTTTGTAGTTATCAATTAATCATTTATGTTGCATATTTTtgtacattaaggacaatgtacCGTTCAAGTGTGGGGAAGGGTTTTGCTTTTATTCCTTTTGTGATGATTGcatagatgatgatgatctaagattgttttttatagaaattcttAAGCATAGGGTGACACGTGTGAGTTAGTTATTTATTTCTAGCTAAATTATAGACTCATTCTTACTTTGAAAACCTAGGTCCTGTCATATCATGCTAAGTGTGGAGCCACATGTATTTAGGATGAAAATCTTTTATTAAAACCTTAGCTTTCTTGTTTATGActcctgtttaaaaaaaatgagaagtcAGATCCTGTTTTGGATGCCCTAGTAGTtaatagtatttattttgtaaaaaagatGGTacaaagagctatcacctaagaagagtgaaagccgctattaagtagtcaaattttgagcattacaagtgtacattttaTAACCTACAGAGAcagaaggctacctctagggtgtatgaagctactacccacttaGTCTAGTCAAATTAATGTCCAGTTTTGTAGGTTGATTCCTGAAGAGCATGGGGtactcaatttagggtttgcacTCAATTTGAGTATTCTTAATTCTTGTTCTAATCTCAGTTGGTCCCTCTACATTTAGAAATTTTCTATTCTCTTGAGATTGGAAGTTATGCACTCatctttccttttgttgagcggtatgagattgcttgaggacaagcaatgattcatgtgtggggtattgatgagtgcattttgtATCATGCTTTATGCATCACCAAATTATACTTTTGCTCATGTTTTAGCACCTTTTGTATACATAtgatgctattctaggtatgttTTGTTTATGGTGCAGGATTTTAGGGTTCAAAGCAAATAGGAGTGAAatcagagaaaaaaatcaactaaagaacacaattttctaagtgtccaagctaAGCACGGCtagagcatggtcgtgctcttTGGCCGTGATTATTGCTGTCGCTAAGAACCCTGAGTAGCTTAACAACATAGGTGTGTTTCGAAGGAGAGCACGAGTGAAGCATGAGCGTGCTCCCTCCCTATGATTATCACTGGATTGAAGAGTCAAGGGAAGCATGTTCTGCGTGCATTGTTCACGAGCGTACTCTAGAAAAGCAGGGGcaaagcacgaccgtgctttcCCCATGATTTTCTGTAGATGACACTTAGCCAATTCTCTAAAAAATCCCAAGGAAAACATGGCATAAGCAGGACCATGCTGATACCTTGTTGAGCCCAAAAAGTCCTTTTTATACCCCAAATATAGGTTTTGAAAAGGGGGACCTAGGTTAAGGGTTtgttctccaacttttgggtgATCATTAGGAATGATGATGAGCCTTCGCCACACCATCTAAGGAGATCATGGTTGAGTTAGAGGTACTAGAGAAGTGAAGTTGGCTCATTCCATGAAGCCTTTGAAGCACAACTGAAGAGATTTTGTAAAAGGGGAgagtcatgatttctcaccttagtgcatttatttctttctcttaGTTGCAtaaattcatgaggggctaacatTTTCATGGTGCCCGAGGATGCtgaactatgttgcttagtgtacgttgatttacttgcttttaatatGTATGGAGTTTTATTGCCTTCTTGTATTAATCCATGTGTCATATAACATAGTGTTCTTGATTTGTGCAGTTTCtttgtaaaacttggtgtgtgttGATTATCGTAGTTATGATTGCCTTGTGTAGTTGGAAAACTTAGCGTGTTTAAGACCCATACTTACaatagcaaaacttggtgtatttgagagcTGTAGATACGACATTACTTTTGCACACCCACAAGAAActtagaatgtacctgataGACATTATAAGCAAGTTGGTACACTAAAGCACATAGGGGTTGTCctagggcattgctctcttattgttAAAAACTCAGCACTAGTCTGCTTGTTGCTTCCAtctccttttcctttatttatttagttaatcaTTTTACCAACCTTCCTTTGATTGACTAAAGATTAGAtgatcaattagtactagaagtctagtccctgtggttcgacaaccctacccctcaaggtgtaccactttattacttgttacaatccatacacttgcggagagtgcatcaagCACCATTCTCATCATCTTGATCTTTTCTTGATCTTACTTGTGTAGTCTTAGTTAGTTTTCTtgttaataatttgaaatttattttgattggcCAGACAATAGGAGGGGAGTTACTATCTAGTAATAAAATTCCTTGTAGGTTCGACCTTGCTTTCATGCACATTTTTACTACTTAACAAGATGCATACACTGCCATCTATTTTGGCTCGCCTACACACCTTAAGAGGAAATAAAAGTAGAATTTTAGTTGCAATAAATGATATTTGTCAAAATCCAAAAACAAGAATAAGACTTGTAACTATTGCAAGAAAGAGGGATATAGAAAATCTGAATGTTATAAGCTACAATTTTGGATGAGAGGTTTGTTATTATCAAAAAGCAAACTAACTATAATATACTGGTTAAGATTGTATTATAGGAGAAGAGTCCTATGGTGGAGACCTCCTAGTCAATTTTTAATGGTGACTTCCAATCTTGTTCTGATTAGATTCTATATTCTGGTTGGATATTTCATACGTCTTGTAGTAGGATctgattttcaaaatataaaatagtctCTAAGGGTACTATATTAATGGGAAAAATTATATCTTGTAAGATTGCTAGAATTAAAATGGTCAGattaaaatttaagataaaGTTTTTAGAACTCTTGGTGTCATGAGACATGTTTCAAGTCTTAGGAGGAATCTTATCTCTTTGAGTAATCAATCTTTATTAAAAGGGTACAAGTATATGTTCTGAAGATTTCTAGAGAAGCTTTTGTTAAAGATGATCATCAATTTGTATGTTTTACAAGATTTTATAGTTGCAAGTAAAGTTGATATTACAACCTCTTTGTTATTAGATTATGAAGTTACTAGACTTCGGCATATGTATTTTTAGTATATGGGTGAGAATGGGATAATAGAATTAAGTAGACAAGTACTTGTTCGGGGAAGAGTATTAGTAAACTGAAGTTTTATGAACACTGCATTTTTGCTAAACTGAAGAAAGTCAAATTCACCAAAGACATCCAAAACACtaacaatattttattatagataTTCATATTACTAGGGACTGGCTAGAATGTCATCCAAAGGATATGCTTATTCTAGATTGACTATCATCGAAGGCTTctctagaaaaaaaattaagtattcTTCTTGAAGCAAAAGAATATTTTGTGATGCACTGCAACCGAGTGGTTGTACCTACAAGTACATGCTTAGCATAAGAAGTGGTGAACAGGATTGTTGAATCCCAAGGGAAcaagagtactagtactaatctCTCTTTCATTATCTAGCCTAGCAATTGGGGTGAAAAGAGTCAAACTAGAGAATACTAAACCTAACAGAGTACGAGTGAAAATAACAATTTTCCCTGGAATAACTTATTTTCACTTATTTTGAACGTGATTGCAACCTTGGGTgtgaaaatttgataaatattaaattactattgacaatgccccttgcgtgtgacccgcaagtgcatgggtttgtcaaagtaataaatcccatgtgagtgggttatcgtatccacatggaatagtgaatagaaacacaatgattgctacgtaaccaagtgaagatgaaacaataatagtatggataaaatcaatgtgaacaagactaaagaaaataagaaagagaggcacgataaaatgagaggaaaggcaatcgatagaaagtgggccacttgaacattgctccccctagaactattgcttcaagtgcaagacaaactattatgtctcctaactgatgcttaacgagtcatggagatcctaaaatacacagtcacatacctaaggtcaatcgtgactaactctacactacgccccggtagagaaatcgctcagtctcaacatgtcacactgtgtacagttgaaagaagctctaaggattccaagtgataaaccctattcctatatatagatctaaccctttggtccaggtgaaagatccctaatcacaattaagccccagatactaaggattacttgaatgcttcactttgttgcttgcgcaactaagccacagcggagttcctctcttagcacttcactctattatgaccgcaaaaaactctaggaacaaggagataggataaatcacaccagaggggaaaggggatgctccgctacctctcgactcaacctctcaaccctctccaatctagcattatctaattctcatggtgtgttactcatccacaaagactaccaagatggactctcaaccctagtgtcactctaaaggagaaatcattcaacaagcattcaagattggaactcaactaaagacatcaattaaggaaaacaaaataaaaggttaatgaaacaaatacatcctagggttcacaaatccaagtacccactagggggtttagctctccatggagcaagatacaatcaataatgaaatcgaaagtaaaaacatgtaatccataggaaaacccccttgcTATTCCTGTCGAtcgtcttgtagagtagccttgtcctctccaaagTCACTTGGggtacgataccccactcacccgagatttattacttcgactaacccatgcacttgcaggtcacatgCAAAGggtatgtcaagtttttggcgccattactggggaataggcgttttggaaacacttcacactttgttattttaactatttatcaattgttctatttcatactttcttattcttccatcattctcatttgttttcttttgtcatatcTTACTTTTTATTGCAAGGAACTTAAAGGATGATTGATCCACTCACTGCTCTATATTTTTAGGTTGAAGCTCTCCCtgaaaaaattgatagaattgttacttcacaacagAGAGCAATCGATGTTGCtgcacatatcatccaattgaagtgggctacccaaacttattacggaataatgatggacaatattgggaagcacttcaagaggaatgtcaaaagggtgagatacttggagaggatgcacttcagttgcaaaaagtattagctaattttattgaagcaaccgatgtccatgtccaaaatattgagaccacattAAGATATCATAGAGCCTCCTTTAAAatccttgagcatcaattaggagggatacttgacacactttccaaggaacaacaagtatttgagcaagcaacgCAAGTGTCTCACATATATGATGAGGCCATAAACAACATTGAAAAAGTTGGGCAAATTAAGCACATTGTTgctgaaaatgaaaagaaagaagttgaataccattttgagattttggattgtgtgaataaAGATTGTTCTTGTgtgcgagaaaattttcaagttaatttgctagtgtcatgtttctttcaagctaaaaatacacaagaagaagtaaatcctaaagTAATAGAACAAGCACCTCTCTTTGGGATCGATCAACttataaattgcaagaaagagattttgggtttggaagaagatgtgggtaggagattgaagccatccaatgacccacctgtgctaagcttggacaattcccaacccaaattgtttccttggagattaaaggtaagatggttggactctccaacaaatattccaccccggtaagtagatttttggtttaaaggaagtagctttgcaatgtctagtcaggaggaacatactcttttcaaacctccataaggtaaggaagaggtacatcaagcttagtgatgttaaacaagcgcttcttgggaggcgaCCCAAGCATTTATTgcttttctaggtcttagtttagttttacatgaataagagcttgagtgttggtattttgattattatatgtcattcctatgtttttcttacgGATCGTTGGTGTTTTCATACGCTTAATCATGTGTGGCGAagtatcttggtcgtttgagcatatttttcatgattctctcgTTACTTGTGTATGTTATAGGCAAGGCTTTGA contains:
- the LOC120284087 gene encoding uncharacterized protein LOC120284087; this translates as MEIKDKRGTKNVVADHLSRLEQCGGQEPASKEINDFFLEEHLYAVQSSESKDTPWFTDFANYLSGIVLKQGLTFQQKKKFFSDLKNYFWEDPYLFHICADMWLEDVYQGKKVTTSLHIVIPGHEEMMRNTNAIVRNLEHHIAQMSKIIEERLPDSLPSNTEINPKESLKLYAKFLKELITNKRKLDELSSETLSEEYSALITNKLPKKEKDLGGFVIFYIIGGLINEKALANLGASINLTPYRIFEKLILGEPKPTTITLQLVDRSIRQPRGIIEDVFVKVDKFIFPVDIVILDVDDKVEGKHSKILEDESLEADAPDDLVDEVYCQELVVARVPLIQE